The Hemibagrus wyckioides isolate EC202008001 linkage group LG10, SWU_Hwy_1.0, whole genome shotgun sequence genome includes a window with the following:
- the LOC131360641 gene encoding uncharacterized protein LOC131360641 → MDQQFSRSKAPTSLSGRISATLSHGPVCEQATEPALVQSTKVHQDQMMQEAMKVITQLEKEKFDLIHQVKALQDGDLKSEFHRMMENLTNYEKLLKVSLSETEEKHQKAVETITKLEEEKSDLTDQVKTLRDTVEDMGNQLCETLLQCEKEQEAHRLLKSEHQEMMETLTNSETSPWLKLMKNTRKLWRPSPSSTKRHSGGHGEPAS, encoded by the exons ATGGACCAACAATTTTCTAGGTCAAAGGCCCCGACATCTCTCTCTGGACGAATATCGGCAACTCTGTCACATG gTCCAGTGTGTGAGCAGGCCACGGAACCGGCTCTGGTCCAGTCCACAAAGGTTCATCAGGACCAGATGATG CAGGAGGCTATGAAGGTCATCactcagctggagaaggagaagtttGACCTGATACACCAGGTGAAGGCACTGCAAGACGGGGATCTGAAGTCCGAGTTCCATAGAATGATGGAGAATCTGACGAACTATGAaaagttactgaag GTCTCCCTGTCTGAAACTGAGGAGAAACACCAGAAGGCTGTGGAGACCATCACtaagctggaggaggagaagtctGACCTGACAGACCAGGTGAAGACACTGCGAGACACAGTGGAGGACATGGGGAACCAGCTCTGTGAGACTCTCTTGCAGTGTGAGAAAGAGCAGGAGGCTCACAGGCTTCTGAAGTCAGAGCACcaggagatgatggagactcTGACAAACAGTgaaac gtcTCCCTGGCTGAAGCTAATGAAAAACACCAGAAAGCTGTGGAGACCATCACCCAGCTCC